From a single Methanofollis sp. W23 genomic region:
- a CDS encoding transcriptional regulator — protein sequence MKLPCQVIVWNVLPAIRAALAEELIRCGASQQEVAQMMEVAPSAVSQYLSKKRGYKIVFEGEVKDSIHRLAQDLHEGRVDDLSRRICQICMQMREVDEPCCPEFAVE from the coding sequence ATGAAGTTGCCATGCCAGGTGATCGTCTGGAATGTCCTCCCGGCCATCAGGGCGGCGCTCGCCGAAGAACTGATCAGATGCGGGGCCTCGCAGCAGGAGGTCGCGCAGATGATGGAGGTCGCTCCCTCCGCGGTCTCCCAGTACCTTTCCAAGAAGCGGGGCTACAAGATCGTCTTTGAAGGAGAGGTGAAGGATTCGATCCACCGGCTTGCACAGGACCTCCACGAGGGGCGGGTCGACGATCTCTCCAGGCGGATCTGCCAGATCTGTATGCAGATGCGCGAGGTGGACGAGCCCTGTTGCCCTGAGTTTGCCGTCGAGTGA
- a CDS encoding potassium channel family protein codes for MDRLSAYRFRMLLAFLVLTLIAIPLAVVYPAVTPLFLVLFSMVIITGVFAAQRKRHFLIFVLLLAVPAISARWISYLFPSAAGEITGHLFALLFFSFFTVYLLEIVLRAKTITGDTIAGAISVYLVMGLTWALAYQFMDEIQPGSFAYEIGTGPGGTLSLMDYVYFSFVTLTTLGYGDISPVSVAAESAASFEAVTGTIYIAVLIARLVGSMEW; via the coding sequence ATGGACAGACTCTCTGCTTACCGGTTCAGGATGCTGCTCGCCTTTCTGGTTCTCACCCTCATCGCCATCCCGCTGGCCGTGGTGTACCCTGCTGTCACTCCCCTCTTTCTCGTCTTATTCTCGATGGTCATCATCACCGGGGTCTTTGCGGCACAGAGAAAACGACATTTTCTCATCTTCGTCCTGCTCCTTGCCGTCCCGGCGATCTCCGCCCGCTGGATCTCATACCTTTTCCCCAGTGCCGCCGGGGAGATCACCGGCCACCTCTTTGCCCTCCTCTTTTTCTCGTTCTTCACCGTCTACCTCCTGGAGATCGTGCTCAGGGCAAAGACGATCACCGGCGACACCATCGCCGGGGCGATCAGCGTCTACCTGGTCATGGGCCTGACCTGGGCGCTGGCTTACCAGTTCATGGATGAGATCCAGCCTGGCTCGTTCGCCTACGAGATCGGCACGGGGCCGGGGGGCACACTTTCCCTGATGGACTATGTGTACTTCAGTTTCGTCACCCTCACCACCCTTGGCTACGGGGACATCTCCCCGGTCTCGGTGGCGGCGGAGTCGGCCGCGTCTTTCGAGGCGGTGACCGGGACGATCTATATCGCGGTGCTCATCGCGAGGCTGGTGGGGTCGATGGAGTGGTAA
- a CDS encoding PAS domain-containing sensor histidine kinase has product MTPPKDDPLAGYDGAPGFLQRLVDSISIPLFYKDTRQVYLGCNTAFVEFVGLSKDEIIGKTVYEIFSAEFAETYQVRDTELLANSGTQEYESSFQISNGDTRRVVFYKATYTDEAGGVAGLVGIVHDITDQRIAEEKLRRSEEKFRTLFETMNQGVVYQDMDGEIIDANPAAEAILGLARTHLLGKSLTDPCWDTTYEEREKHPVRTALKPGEKSRKVVGIRDPVSGEEKWVMATTIPRAGNGVTQPYHQFTTLVDLTAEIQFERALQRSEAEKALILNSVNELMVYLDCDLRIIWVNDATAVLLGMKKEEIIGKHCYDVVWGGGRQCPWCRIPRVIETGEAVSDHVTLKNGQTFYMTSYPVHGEEGTIVGYIEKGSDVTEIMAARQALEKANKKLALLSSITRHDILNLVMALNFYNEEVERGLPPDSPVAQMVEKIKETTRWIEQQISFTRDYENLGVRGAEWQRVSALLQRAAEIIPGEILYTESVGNLEVFADPLLEKVFYNIFENAAYHGGKVTKVSVSFVPGDPVGTIMIEDNGVGVPFAEKERIFQKGVGKKTGLGLFLSKEVLEISGIEIRETGGEGEGARFEIRVPTGAYRSGGTCA; this is encoded by the coding sequence GTGACCCCCCCCAAGGACGACCCCCTCGCAGGGTATGATGGTGCACCAGGGTTTCTCCAGCGCCTGGTTGACAGCATCAGCATACCTCTCTTCTACAAGGACACGCGGCAGGTCTACCTTGGGTGCAACACCGCTTTCGTCGAGTTCGTGGGATTATCAAAGGACGAGATCATCGGGAAAACCGTCTACGAGATCTTCTCCGCAGAATTTGCCGAGACCTACCAGGTCAGGGACACCGAACTCCTTGCCAACTCAGGTACCCAGGAGTATGAGAGTTCTTTCCAGATCAGCAACGGCGATACCCGCCGTGTTGTCTTCTATAAGGCGACCTATACCGACGAGGCGGGGGGCGTCGCCGGCCTTGTCGGGATCGTCCATGACATCACTGATCAGCGGATTGCCGAAGAGAAACTCCGCCGATCCGAGGAAAAATTCAGGACACTCTTCGAGACGATGAACCAGGGGGTGGTCTACCAGGACATGGACGGAGAGATCATCGACGCCAACCCGGCCGCCGAGGCGATACTGGGCCTGGCCCGCACCCATCTCCTCGGGAAGAGCCTCACCGACCCCTGCTGGGATACCACCTATGAGGAGAGGGAGAAGCACCCGGTCAGGACCGCCCTCAAGCCCGGAGAAAAAAGCAGAAAGGTGGTCGGGATCAGGGATCCGGTCTCTGGCGAAGAGAAATGGGTGATGGCCACCACCATTCCCAGGGCCGGCAACGGGGTGACGCAGCCGTACCACCAGTTTACCACTCTTGTCGACCTGACTGCCGAGATCCAGTTTGAACGGGCACTGCAACGATCAGAGGCCGAAAAAGCACTGATCCTCAACTCAGTGAACGAGTTGATGGTCTACCTGGACTGCGACCTCAGGATCATCTGGGTCAATGATGCCACTGCTGTCCTTCTTGGAATGAAAAAGGAAGAGATCATCGGCAAACACTGCTATGATGTCGTCTGGGGCGGAGGGAGGCAGTGCCCATGGTGCCGGATACCCCGTGTCATCGAGACCGGGGAGGCCGTTTCCGACCATGTGACCCTTAAGAACGGTCAGACCTTCTATATGACCTCCTATCCGGTCCATGGCGAGGAGGGCACGATAGTGGGGTACATCGAGAAAGGATCCGACGTCACTGAGATCATGGCGGCCCGCCAGGCCCTGGAGAAGGCAAACAAAAAACTCGCTCTCCTCTCAAGCATCACCCGCCACGACATCCTTAACCTTGTCATGGCCCTGAATTTCTACAACGAGGAGGTCGAGCGCGGGCTCCCGCCAGACTCGCCGGTCGCCCAGATGGTCGAGAAGATCAAGGAGACGACCAGGTGGATCGAGCAACAGATCTCATTTACCAGGGACTACGAGAACCTGGGAGTCCGTGGTGCGGAGTGGCAGCGGGTCTCCGCCCTCCTGCAACGGGCGGCAGAGATCATCCCTGGAGAGATCCTCTACACCGAATCGGTCGGTAACCTGGAAGTTTTTGCCGATCCCCTCCTTGAGAAGGTCTTTTATAATATCTTCGAGAACGCCGCCTACCACGGCGGCAAGGTCACCAAGGTCTCGGTCTCCTTTGTGCCAGGGGATCCCGTGGGAACGATCATGATCGAGGACAATGGTGTCGGGGTGCCTTTTGCAGAGAAAGAGCGGATCTTCCAGAAGGGCGTGGGGAAAAAAACCGGGCTCGGCCTCTTCCTCTCGAAAGAGGTGCTCGAGATCTCGGGGATCGAGATCAGGGAGACCGGCGGTGAAGGGGAGGGGGCGCGGTTTGAGATCCGGGTACCGACCGGGGCATATCGTTCAGGCGGGACGTGTGCGTGA
- a CDS encoding MoaD/ThiS family protein, whose amino-acid sequence MKVRVRAFARFREVFGSEQVFDLPEGAGLDALLKTFAGSCEDGDAVLFDTDEKLRDSVVLMHNRRRVDDAAVGRTVLSDGDEVAVFPPVSGG is encoded by the coding sequence ATGAAGGTACGGGTACGGGCCTTCGCACGCTTCAGGGAGGTCTTCGGATCAGAACAGGTTTTCGACCTCCCCGAGGGTGCCGGGCTCGATGCACTTCTCAAGACGTTTGCAGGGAGCTGTGAGGACGGGGATGCCGTCCTCTTTGACACCGACGAAAAACTCAGAGACAGTGTGGTGCTGATGCACAACCGGCGTCGGGTCGACGATGCGGCGGTCGGCAGAACAGTCCTCTCTGACGGGGACGAAGTCGCCGTCTTCCCGCCGGTCTCAGGTGGATAG
- the nifS gene encoding cysteine desulfurase NifS — protein sequence MVSETPIYMDHAATTATHPDVVTAMLPYFTEQFGNPSSLYEIAARSKEAVAHAREQVAAALGASPREIFFTSGGTESDNWALKGVAFAHQKKGTHIITTAIEHHAILHTCEWLEKHGFSVTYLPVDRYGMVDPAAVEEAITDQTILISVMMANNEVGTVQPIAEIGAIAHKHGVLFHTDAVQAVGQVAIDVEAMQIDLLSLSGHKFAGPKGTGALYVRKGVRLDPLIHGGAQERSRRAGTENVPGIVGLGVAIERATRDLPGRTTRIAGMRDRLVHALLTIPHTRLNGHPTRRLPNNVNVAFEYIEGESILLMLNAHGISASTGSACSSTSLEPSHVLLACGVPVEQAHGSLRLTLGEETTEEEIETVLETIPGIVQRLRDMSPLTPPELRTR from the coding sequence ATGGTTTCAGAGACACCCATCTATATGGACCACGCAGCGACGACCGCCACCCATCCCGACGTCGTCACCGCGATGCTCCCCTATTTCACAGAACAGTTCGGCAACCCCTCGTCGCTCTACGAGATCGCGGCCAGGTCGAAAGAGGCGGTGGCCCATGCCCGCGAGCAGGTCGCCGCCGCCCTCGGCGCCTCGCCCAGGGAGATCTTCTTCACCTCAGGCGGGACCGAGTCCGACAACTGGGCGCTGAAAGGGGTCGCATTTGCCCACCAGAAGAAAGGCACCCACATCATCACGACCGCCATCGAACACCACGCTATCCTCCACACCTGCGAATGGCTTGAGAAACACGGTTTCTCGGTCACCTATCTCCCGGTCGACCGGTATGGCATGGTCGACCCTGCCGCCGTCGAGGAGGCGATCACTGACCAGACCATCCTCATCTCGGTGATGATGGCCAACAACGAGGTCGGGACGGTCCAGCCCATCGCCGAGATCGGCGCCATCGCCCACAAGCACGGCGTCCTCTTCCACACCGACGCCGTCCAGGCCGTCGGGCAGGTGGCGATCGACGTCGAGGCGATGCAGATCGACCTCCTCTCCCTCTCTGGCCACAAGTTCGCCGGCCCCAAAGGGACCGGGGCGCTCTATGTCAGGAAGGGAGTACGGCTCGACCCCCTCATCCATGGCGGGGCGCAGGAGCGCAGCCGGCGGGCCGGGACCGAGAACGTCCCAGGGATCGTCGGTCTGGGCGTGGCAATCGAGCGGGCGACACGAGACCTCCCTGGACGCACCACGCGGATCGCCGGGATGCGGGACCGCCTGGTCCACGCACTCCTGACAATCCCGCACACCAGACTCAACGGCCACCCGACCAGGCGCCTGCCAAACAATGTCAATGTGGCCTTCGAGTATATCGAGGGCGAATCGATCCTCCTCATGCTCAATGCCCACGGGATCTCCGCCTCCACCGGGAGCGCCTGTTCCTCGACGTCTCTCGAACCTTCGCATGTCCTCCTTGCCTGCGGGGTCCCGGTCGAGCAGGCGCATGGATCGTTGCGGCTCACGCTTGGAGAAGAGACGACCGAGGAAGAGATCGAGACGGTGCTGGAGACCATCCCCGGCATCGTCCAGAGACTGCGGGACATGTCCCCGCTGACTCCCCCTGAACTGAGGACACGGTGA
- a CDS encoding pyrroline-5-carboxylate reductase gives MTQIGVIGTGSMGGMLVRAFLKSGAATPDEVIIYNKTMEKAAVLSRETGVRVGGECREACRAEVVFLCVRPSEVEGVLRELSDTLTPESLLVSIAAEVPLADLQAWTRARVVRVIPTLTSEVLKGASLVAFGERATASDRDLVCTLLDAIGRGVEVEEESFELLTLLTSCGPAFVAAMMKEFAAAAVRRGGVSRACADLLVAETLAGTSRLLEEEGNTFDEIIARVATEGGITAKGVAVIEKRGAGVFDEVVAAARGEEHQI, from the coding sequence ATGACTCAGATCGGTGTTATCGGCACGGGCAGTATGGGCGGCATGCTGGTCCGGGCATTTCTCAAGAGCGGGGCCGCCACCCCTGACGAGGTTATCATATACAACAAGACCATGGAGAAGGCGGCCGTCCTTTCCAGGGAAACAGGAGTGCGCGTCGGCGGAGAGTGCAGGGAGGCCTGTAGGGCGGAGGTCGTCTTCCTCTGTGTGAGGCCGTCCGAGGTAGAGGGGGTGCTTCGTGAACTCAGCGACACCCTCACCCCGGAGAGTCTGCTCGTCTCCATCGCCGCCGAGGTGCCGCTCGCCGATCTCCAGGCATGGACCCGCGCACGGGTCGTGCGGGTGATCCCGACGCTCACCTCAGAGGTGCTCAAAGGGGCCTCCCTCGTCGCCTTTGGTGAGCGGGCGACGGCCTCGGACCGCGACCTGGTCTGCACCCTCCTGGACGCGATCGGGCGGGGCGTCGAGGTGGAGGAAGAGTCGTTCGAACTTCTCACTCTCCTCACCAGTTGCGGTCCTGCGTTCGTCGCCGCCATGATGAAGGAGTTTGCCGCGGCGGCGGTGCGACGAGGCGGGGTCTCCCGGGCATGTGCCGACCTCCTGGTCGCCGAGACGCTTGCCGGGACATCCAGACTCCTCGAAGAAGAAGGGAACACCTTCGACGAGATCATCGCACGGGTCGCGACCGAGGGGGGGATCACCGCGAAGGGCGTGGCAGTGATCGAGAAGAGAGGGGCAGGCGTCTTTGACGAGGTTGTCGCCGCGGCGCGTGGAGAGGAGCACCAGATCTGA
- a CDS encoding YqhA family protein: MLFIVGSIEIVTTLWHSLSITDMTMRHDEILVGIIGAVDFYLIGIVLLIFSFGVYELFISKIIVARNEGEFNNILEIYSLEDLKTRITEVVIVVLIISFFQRMITMVLKTSQDMLFMAISILAVSLCVFFMYKHRT, from the coding sequence GTGCTTTTTATCGTCGGTTCGATCGAGATCGTCACAACTCTGTGGCACAGTCTCTCGATCACTGACATGACCATGAGGCACGATGAGATCCTCGTCGGGATCATCGGGGCCGTCGATTTTTATCTCATAGGTATTGTGCTGTTGATCTTCAGTTTCGGAGTCTACGAACTCTTCATCTCAAAGATCATTGTTGCACGCAATGAAGGAGAGTTCAATAACATCCTTGAGATTTACAGCCTCGAAGATCTCAAGACCAGGATCACCGAAGTCGTCATCGTGGTGCTGATCATCAGTTTCTTCCAGAGGATGATCACGATGGTACTCAAGACCTCGCAAGATATGCTCTTCATGGCCATCTCGATCCTGGCGGTCTCGCTGTGTGTCTTCTTCATGTACAAGCACAGGACATAG
- the nifU gene encoding Fe-S cluster assembly scaffold protein NifU: MYNEKVMDHFMNPRNQGEIPDADGVGEVGNQSCGDIMKIYLKVEEDVITDVKFQTFGCGAAIASSSMATDLIVGRTLKEAWDLSNRAVVEALDGLPPQKVHCSVLAEEGIHAAINDYRQRHGLPPWQEEQGSREA; encoded by the coding sequence ATGTACAACGAGAAAGTAATGGACCATTTCATGAACCCACGAAACCAGGGCGAGATCCCTGACGCCGACGGCGTCGGCGAGGTGGGCAACCAGAGTTGCGGCGACATCATGAAGATCTACCTGAAGGTGGAGGAGGACGTCATCACCGACGTGAAGTTCCAGACCTTCGGGTGCGGGGCGGCGATCGCCTCTTCAAGCATGGCGACCGACCTGATTGTGGGCCGGACCCTCAAAGAGGCGTGGGACCTCTCGAACAGGGCGGTCGTCGAGGCCCTCGACGGGCTCCCGCCACAGAAGGTCCACTGCTCGGTGCTGGCCGAGGAAGGGATCCACGCAGCGATCAATGACTACCGCCAGCGTCATGGCCTCCCTCCCTGGCAGGAAGAGCAAGGATCTCGGGAGGCATGA
- a CDS encoding SHOCT domain-containing protein, translating into MRRPAARLTSRRTMRRHFRKTALAGGMVAFAVGGTATAVKVRQQDVDRIEVYTGKKADELTEEEFNRAMDDLGIREQELTDLDLKSIEEELSGSYLSELERLAALKEKGFITAEEFEAKKKKILQL; encoded by the coding sequence ATGCGAAGACCCGCCGCCAGACTGACTTCACGCCGGACGATGCGCCGCCATTTCAGGAAGACTGCCCTTGCTGGGGGGATGGTCGCCTTTGCTGTCGGGGGCACGGCGACCGCGGTGAAGGTGCGCCAGCAGGACGTCGACCGGATCGAGGTGTACACCGGTAAAAAGGCCGACGAACTCACTGAGGAAGAGTTCAACAGGGCCATGGACGACCTGGGTATCAGGGAACAGGAGTTGACTGACCTGGACCTCAAGTCAATTGAAGAGGAACTCTCTGGCTCCTATCTGAGCGAACTCGAACGCCTCGCGGCCCTGAAGGAGAAGGGTTTCATCACCGCCGAGGAGTTCGAAGCAAAGAAGAAAAAGATCCTGCAGTTATGA
- a CDS encoding molybdenum cofactor biosynthesis protein MoaE, with translation MITITHDEVDAGALIRAAQTPEMGALVTFVGVVRDDDGLEAMELETYEEAAYEELAAIRDEALERYAVTSVEIVHRVGRLQVGDTILVIVVGAGHRKEAFPACEYVIDRLKQTVPIWKKEYRPGGEKWVAGEATGKRVD, from the coding sequence ATGATCACGATCACGCATGACGAGGTCGACGCAGGTGCGCTGATCAGGGCGGCACAGACGCCTGAGATGGGGGCGCTGGTCACCTTTGTCGGGGTTGTCAGGGACGACGACGGACTTGAGGCGATGGAACTCGAGACCTATGAAGAGGCCGCATACGAGGAACTCGCCGCGATCAGGGATGAGGCACTGGAACGCTACGCAGTCACTTCGGTAGAGATCGTCCACCGGGTCGGCAGACTGCAGGTCGGCGATACGATCCTGGTCATCGTCGTCGGGGCAGGTCACCGCAAGGAAGCATTCCCTGCCTGCGAATATGTTATCGACCGCCTCAAGCAGACGGTGCCGATCTGGAAGAAGGAGTACAGACCAGGCGGCGAAAAATGGGTGGCCGGCGAGGCGACGGGGAAGAGAGTGGACTAA
- a CDS encoding fasciclin domain-containing protein, which produces MKGIEMFRTFLICTIFIGFCLVPLASSEEMGDEMGDEIDNVTDEVVVDEEMNNVTEEEVVDEEMDNVTEELIVEEEMDNVTDGTGDLVAMIAADENLSALSAGIEMGNAEQLLALGGPYTIFAPSNEAFEALELDMDENESVENETSENESVENETVENESAENESTDNESAELVYILANHIVLGEYDSVALVGMAEENGTVQTLAGENLTLILDDEGGLMVGNVTVTMPDIEAENGLIHVVDGVILPENLSAEEEMPAGDEMVEEEVVEEEMPVEEDMVEEEPIEEEIVEEEPVEEMT; this is translated from the coding sequence ATGAAAGGAATAGAGATGTTCAGAACATTCCTTATCTGCACCATCTTCATCGGTTTCTGCCTCGTCCCGCTTGCGTCATCTGAGGAAATGGGTGACGAGATGGGAGATGAGATAGACAATGTCACCGATGAAGTGGTAGTGGACGAGGAGATGAACAATGTCACTGAGGAAGAGGTAGTGGACGAGGAGATGGACAACGTCACCGAGGAACTGATAGTAGAAGAAGAGATGGACAATGTCACTGACGGCACAGGCGACCTGGTTGCGATGATCGCAGCAGACGAGAACCTGAGTGCGCTGTCGGCTGGAATTGAGATGGGGAACGCAGAGCAACTCCTCGCCCTTGGCGGCCCGTACACTATCTTCGCACCCTCAAATGAGGCCTTCGAAGCCCTTGAACTTGATATGGACGAAAATGAGTCCGTCGAGAACGAGACCAGTGAAAACGAATCTGTCGAGAATGAGACCGTTGAAAACGAATCTGCAGAAAACGAGTCCACTGACAATGAGTCTGCCGAACTCGTATACATCCTGGCAAACCACATCGTGCTGGGTGAATACGACTCTGTCGCTCTCGTCGGCATGGCCGAGGAGAATGGAACTGTGCAGACACTCGCCGGCGAAAACCTCACGCTCATCCTTGATGACGAGGGAGGGCTGATGGTTGGCAATGTCACAGTGACCATGCCTGACATCGAGGCTGAGAACGGCCTCATCCATGTCGTTGATGGTGTGATCCTGCCCGAGAATTTATCGGCTGAAGAGGAGATGCCGGCCGGAGATGAAATGGTTGAAGAAGAGGTAGTTGAAGAGGAGATGCCGGTCGAAGAGGACATGGTTGAAGAGGAACCAATCGAAGAAGAAATAGTTGAAGAAGAACCGGTTGAAGAAATGACATAA
- a CDS encoding NAD(P)/FAD-dependent oxidoreductase, with the protein MATQIIIIGGGPAGLFCAIHAAGEGRQVQVLEKKKSCGRKLLITGTGQCNLTHAGEVAEFFTHYGEHGKFLRPALRGFTNRDLIGFFETRGLPTVTDQNGKVFPASMKAADVLTLLLKECRQAGVEIRCDEAVKEVGASEEGFLVRTTSATYHADVLVVATGGATYPATGSTGDGYAMARALGHTVTEIAPGLAAVEVEEHPFADLAGISFEGLTLSLFRGNKKIREQTGDLLFTHSGLSGPGILHLSRYISPGDTLKISFLPGTSREALARDLVEKTASNGNRLVRTVLNDYPLPDRFLRRLLAATGVPDDLTAAHLTKKTRTRLITHLIEWPLTVQGLSDFDEAMVTRGGVSLEEINKKSMASKQVPDLYFVGEVLDIDGDTGGYNLQAAFSTGMAAARAIVHSHPAPGEEG; encoded by the coding sequence GTGGCCACTCAGATCATCATCATCGGCGGCGGACCCGCCGGCCTCTTCTGCGCGATTCATGCAGCAGGGGAAGGGCGGCAGGTGCAGGTGCTCGAGAAGAAAAAATCCTGCGGGAGAAAACTTCTCATCACCGGGACCGGACAGTGCAACCTCACCCATGCCGGGGAGGTCGCCGAATTTTTTACGCATTATGGCGAGCACGGGAAGTTTCTGCGCCCCGCGCTCAGAGGGTTTACCAACCGCGACCTAATCGGGTTCTTCGAGACGCGTGGCCTCCCGACGGTCACCGACCAGAATGGGAAGGTCTTTCCTGCGAGTATGAAGGCCGCCGACGTCCTGACACTCCTCCTCAAGGAGTGCAGGCAGGCAGGCGTGGAGATCAGGTGTGACGAGGCGGTGAAGGAGGTCGGCGCATCTGAAGAAGGGTTTCTGGTCCGCACCACCTCGGCCACCTATCATGCCGACGTCCTCGTCGTCGCCACCGGCGGCGCCACCTATCCGGCCACCGGGTCGACCGGCGACGGCTACGCCATGGCCAGGGCGCTTGGCCATACCGTCACCGAGATCGCCCCGGGCCTTGCCGCCGTCGAAGTGGAGGAACACCCTTTTGCCGACCTTGCCGGGATCTCGTTCGAAGGACTTACCCTCTCCCTCTTCCGCGGGAACAAAAAGATCCGCGAGCAGACCGGCGACCTCCTCTTCACCCACTCCGGGCTCTCAGGGCCTGGCATCCTCCACCTCTCCAGGTACATCTCCCCTGGCGATACACTAAAGATCTCCTTCCTCCCCGGCACCAGCCGCGAGGCCCTTGCCAGAGACCTTGTCGAGAAGACCGCCTCGAACGGGAACCGCCTGGTCAGGACGGTCCTCAACGACTATCCGCTCCCTGATCGTTTCCTGCGACGACTCCTCGCCGCCACCGGAGTCCCCGACGACCTCACCGCTGCCCACCTCACCAAAAAGACACGCACCCGACTCATCACTCATCTCATCGAGTGGCCGCTCACGGTGCAGGGCCTCTCAGACTTCGATGAGGCGATGGTGACGCGGGGCGGGGTCTCCCTTGAGGAGATCAACAAGAAGAGCATGGCCTCGAAGCAGGTGCCTGACCTCTATTTCGTCGGCGAGGTGCTCGACATCGACGGCGATACCGGCGGTTACAATCTCCAGGCGGCGTTCTCGACCGGCATGGCGGCGGCACGGGCGATTGTGCATTCGCACCCGGCGCCGGGAGAGGAGGGGTAG
- a CDS encoding helix-turn-helix domain-containing protein translates to MMEDREQRPAPLECEDGRTRILNLLEEETYGLSISDISRKIGLNRNSVAKYLNMLVVAGRVEMQVVGSARVYRLTLRLPVSAIFPFLPDAAVSIGSDLRVRHANALFCTLFSLEETSVAGMQISETSCVFLHLLAGSGDLKDVVRGTRGGNCAWHLLEGARSRYFVWTVPAVFDDGDYGAIAVVRPE, encoded by the coding sequence ATGATGGAGGACAGGGAACAACGCCCGGCACCGCTTGAGTGCGAGGACGGAAGGACCCGGATACTGAACCTTCTGGAGGAGGAGACCTATGGACTTTCGATCTCTGACATCTCCAGGAAGATCGGTCTCAACCGCAACTCGGTCGCGAAGTACCTGAACATGCTCGTCGTCGCCGGCAGGGTCGAGATGCAGGTCGTTGGGTCGGCCAGGGTCTACCGCCTCACCCTGCGCCTCCCTGTCTCGGCGATCTTCCCCTTCCTCCCCGACGCCGCCGTCTCGATCGGGTCGGACCTCAGGGTCAGGCATGCCAATGCCCTCTTCTGCACTCTCTTCAGTCTTGAGGAAACCTCGGTCGCCGGCATGCAGATCTCGGAGACTTCCTGTGTGTTCCTCCACCTCCTGGCAGGTTCTGGGGATCTCAAGGATGTGGTCAGGGGAACACGGGGCGGCAACTGTGCCTGGCACCTGCTTGAAGGAGCGCGCAGCAGGTACTTTGTCTGGACCGTCCCGGCGGTCTTTGACGACGGCGACTATGGGGCGATCGCGGTTGTACGGCCTGAATAA
- a CDS encoding HesA/MoeB/ThiF family protein, which produces MTTASVMASLPGRKSKDLGRHERVSAGETDRYARQVMLFGRDGQERLDHAHIFIAGAGGLGCPIALYLAAAGVGTITIVDHDTVDLTNLNRQVLHYEKDVGRRKIDSVREKLAAFNSQIKVNALSTTIDQANAADLVGDADLIIDALDNFETRYVLNQVAIEKGIPFIHGAISGFDGQATVLIPGKTPCLRCLFPKAPPKVVFPAVGTTPGLIGMIQANEAIKYLTGTGELLAGRLLILDGLRGTTDSIEIVRDEACTACKETK; this is translated from the coding sequence ATGACTACCGCCAGCGTCATGGCCTCCCTCCCTGGCAGGAAGAGCAAGGATCTCGGGAGGCATGAGAGGGTGTCGGCCGGAGAGACTGATCGCTATGCCCGCCAGGTGATGCTCTTTGGCAGAGACGGGCAGGAACGCCTCGACCATGCCCACATTTTTATCGCCGGCGCGGGTGGATTGGGGTGCCCGATTGCGCTCTACCTGGCCGCGGCCGGGGTCGGCACGATCACCATCGTCGATCACGACACCGTCGACCTCACCAACCTCAATCGGCAGGTGCTCCATTATGAGAAAGACGTCGGGCGGCGGAAGATCGACTCGGTGCGGGAGAAACTGGCTGCTTTCAACTCGCAGATCAAGGTGAATGCTCTCTCCACGACGATCGACCAGGCGAACGCCGCCGACCTTGTGGGGGACGCCGACCTGATCATCGACGCCCTCGACAATTTCGAGACGAGGTACGTCCTCAACCAGGTCGCCATCGAGAAGGGGATCCCCTTCATCCACGGTGCGATCAGCGGGTTCGACGGCCAGGCGACGGTGCTCATCCCTGGCAAGACCCCCTGTCTCAGGTGCCTCTTCCCCAAGGCCCCGCCGAAGGTGGTCTTCCCGGCGGTCGGCACAACACCAGGCCTTATCGGGATGATCCAGGCAAACGAGGCGATCAAATATCTCACCGGCACCGGAGAACTCCTTGCCGGACGCCTCCTCATCCTGGACGGACTGAGAGGGACGACCGACTCGATCGAGATCGTGCGGGACGAGGCCTGCACGGCCTGCAAGGAGACAAAATGA